Part of the Aptenodytes patagonicus chromosome 2, bAptPat1.pri.cur, whole genome shotgun sequence genome, GCTGATGCATCTGAGAGAAgtgtaaatgaagaaaatgggGAAGTATCAGAGGCAGACCAACCTCAGAACAAGCACAGCCggcacaaaaaaaagaaacacaaacaccGAAGTAAACACAAGAAACATAAACATTCTTCAGAAGACGACAAGGACAAAAAACATAAACACAGACACAAACATAAGAAACATAAACGGAAAGAGGTAGCTGATACCTCTGACAAGGAAGATGGACCAGCTAAAAGAACTAAAATTGATTTTTTAGCTCCTCTGGAAGACTTGGAGAAACAAAGAGCATTATTGAAAGCTGAACTTGAAAACGAGTTAATGGAAGGAAAAGTCCAGTCTGGGATGGGTTTAATATTACAAGGTTATGAGTCAGGATCTGAAGAAGAGGGGGAGATTAATGAAAAAGTGCGAAATGGAACGAGACCTACAGCTAAGTCAAACCCTAAGGGGAAATTAGAACCTGTGGACAATAAAACTAGTTCCAAGAAAGGAAGTAAGAGTGAATCAAAAGAAAGGACTAGGCACAGATCTGACAAAAAGAAAGGCAAGGTGGGAGTTGATGGAATCAAAGAGAAGACAACTAGAAGCAAGtcaaaagagaggaggaaatccAAAAGCCCTTATAAGAGAAGTAAGTCTGAAGATCAGACAAGGAAATCTAGGTCTCCAATGCTTAAAAGGCGATctcaggagaaaaacagaaagtctAAATCTCCCCCGGAGGATAGAAATAAGGCTGATGATAAAAGTAAATCAAGAGATCGCAGAAAGTCTCCAgttgtaaatgaaaacaaaagcagagatcGTGGCAGAAAATCTAAATCTCCAACAGAACTAAGAAGCAAATCCAAAGATAGAAGATCACGGTCCAAAGATAGAAAACCTAGGAGATCAGagactgacaaagaaaaaaagccaattaaATCTCCTTCTAAAGATGcttcttcagggaaagaaaacaggtcCCCTAGACGACCTGGCCGTAGCCCAAAAGGAAGAAGCTTGTCTCCCAAACAGCGTGAAAAGTCAAGAAGAAGCAGATCCCCTCTCTTTAATGATCGTAGGTCTAAACAGAGTAAATCCCCCTCTCGAACCCGGTCTCCGGTTAGAAGAGTGAGGAGTAgatctgcagaaaggaaaagaagagaatcGGAAAGGAGGCGTCtgtcttctcccaggtaacttaAAGATGTCATGAACCATGGCAAAAATGCATTACAGGATTAACTATCTTCTAGTTTGgcatttatctcttttttttttttttttcccctcttttttttttttcccttccttttctgaaaatagctattaaaaaagGTAATCCGATTGTGCATTATATTATGAGCTTACTTCGTAtgtattcagtttttaaaaaatactccCCCCCCCGCTGTCAGACATGCAAATTCAGCTTTGGATGTTGAAGTGCTGAGTTATTTGCTGCTCACACCATTAGTGGGAACAAGTTTTGTAGCTCAGGTTCTCCTTGTTGTCACTTGGTTGGATTCAGAATTTGGCTTCTATTTTGTTTCTTAGTTAATAGTTCTGTTGCTTTCAGGAATTTCTGTTGAGTGAGTCCCCTCCACTCTTACATATCAGTGTTGGCTAAAAGTTGGTAATTAACCCcttttccccctaaaaaaaaaaccctaatgatGGAGTCAGCATGTGTGAATATAAGCAAATCTTTTATATCAAGATGTCCTtctcacagtaatttttttcttaatattttgtttttttcatttgctagAGGTATGGTAGTGTTGCTTCGTTATTGGTCTGTTGTATATCATTACCGTATTTTGCTTACACTTAAAGGTGAAATCTTTTTAATGTAAAGtcttggcattttttaaaaagacaatttaGCCTATGAAAGCAGTTACCTTGAAATTTAATATAAACCATGAGACAATAATTACTAGCATCTCCTTCTTTGAAGCTGGTAAGGTCTGGATGGTAAGTTCCCAAGCAGAGAACAATATAAGTGAATTAACTTCCAAAAACGTATACATTAAATGTAAGAAGTTCAACAGACAGAAGAGTTAAGCATTACGTTTGGATAAcgaataatttaaaactttttatcaTGGGGGTTTAGCTTCACCCACTCTGAGAATTAAGAACAAAGAAGTATGAATTTAAAACCGTGTAGTGGAACTACAAAGATCTAGCTCACTAAATAAGCGCCTAATAAATGTGAAAGTCTTTCTGCCTGCATCACTGAAGGTTACTCTGGTTTCAAGTATGGGTTATCTTCTGCAGGCGCATTATCAGCTTATTTGTCTGTACTACTGCTTAGCAATAACTGCGGGTACTTTGGAGGATGGCCCCCGTGGTGTTAACCAGATTAAGCAAGTACTGTAAACGCCAGCAGCTTATCTGACTGCTCTCTGGTAAATCAGGAATGTATCGGTACAACCACTAAGTTTCTCTGACATAGTATTTGACTTTTCTTCCGTAGCATTTTGcatctttcagttttcatttctcaTGACAGCATGCATTGCAGCCAGTTTGAATTAGTTGTCTAGACGCTATTTCAAGTGATGCATGTGTCTAGAATTTTGCTATCAAATTCATACTTCTGTAACACTGTGGTGAGCAGCATGTGAGTGGGGGACtactaagaaatattttctgctggaaGTGTTTGCAAATCAGCTGGAATAATCTTTATTTGTGGGACATCCTGAACTAACTCCAACTATGTTCGAGTTTTAACTACCTGTAATTACTCAGGCTGCCAGAGAATTTCAGGAGCTTTAATGAACATTTATAACCAAAAATTcccagtaattttatttttcatgtttgcttcCAGTGTTCTAATCATGTAAGATGCTTCTCAGGTCTTCGAAGTTACTCATTATATGATGTTACTATGAATTCTTAATCAGCTTCTACTTTTTATCTCATACCTGTGATCCCtgaaccaatttatttttttacagataTTTTGATTGGGTTTTGGCAGTACAACCACTTTGTTAGCCAGGAAGCCTGGAACTGTCAGTTCATCCTGTGACTTTTTTTGTAATATTGTTCACAAGAACATAATGTAAATTAAATGGGTTAAAGGGATCAGCCTGCTCCCGCATTTGAGTCTACAGTAACTTCTTGTAGAAACTGCCAGTACTTCTGCACGTGCATAAACTTTCCTTCTGTCCCACTGTTTACTGTTTTGCATCAGTTCTGTATGCCTGGTCATTATACGTAGCTAAGGTAACTGAAGCTGTTATAACAgtctcaaagcaaacaaaaaaaccgtTACAGAATGGGTGGAATTAGTCTTTCAGACCCAAGAGATTTTGTTCACTGATGAGATAACACCTGAAATAACTTGTCccaatttgatttaaaaaaaaaaattaaaaaataaaaaaaaaggagggggggaagaaataaAGTAGGAACATTTTCTTTGAACAATGGTGtggaaatattttccaagaaTTTCTGTTGCAGCCTCATTAGAATAGTTGTTAAACATTTTTAACTTCTATCCTTTCCAATTTTTGATTGAAGTCTTGCTGTTGTGGAATACAATTAAGCTTTTTAATGTAGTTGTCccatcaaggattttttttcttgaataattgTGAATCTGCATAGACAAGAATGAACAAATTTTGAATTGTATGTAGTGTCgaacttgaattattttttaatttgagaagGGTTAGTTTACATGTTAATTAAGAATTCTAGTTTTCAGCTGCTGTATTAGAATGTGTGAAATGTTGAAGCCATCCAGTTCTAGTGCCCAAATTGAAATAGACTTTAAAGTCATTGCTGTGGAGTAGCGTGGTCCTAGATTTCAATACTGTGTTGTAAAGTTGCTGAGAAAATTCTCAAGAattaggttttgggttttatttattgtttaaatacTGTTTCTGATAGACATAAAAACAGGTCACTATTTCTGTAAGACTGAAACAcaagctttgttttaaaactctTAGCTTTGTGGTAGTAAATAACAAGCTCTGTTTCCAGAGTTGTCCTGAATGAGACCTATGTATGGGCACGTATTTCCCGGGGTGGGGAGAGACACAGAGAAagggcagccagctctgcagcataCTTATCCATCCCTCCCTCAGAAGCCCATCTGGTGGTCCCTCACCTGCAGTAAGATTTTAAAGTGAGCTTTTAGAGGGaattgtgatttttgttttcagcttgcTCCTGATTTTACTGCCGTTCTCTTCCTCTATTTTAAGAACGCGGACCAGAGATGATATTTTGTCTAGACGTGAAAGATCAAAAGATGTTAGCCCACCCAGTAGATGGTCCCCATCCAGAAGAAGGTCTCGGTCCCCCATTAGAAGGAGGTCTCGTTCACCCCTTCGACGTAGCCGATCTCCAAGAAGGCGGAGTAGGTCTCCTCGGAGGAGGTAAAGACACACTgcgttttttaatatattttgtaaaatattactAAAAGAATAAAGATTGCTATCTTATGTGTAAAAAGACGATGCATTTTTTGTCCACATTTATATATGCTAGCATAGTTGAATGCATTTTGTCCTCCATGAATTCGTTTGTTTTATTACTTGGAGTCATTATGTACCTTTATGTTTTATGAATaggttttcctccttttcttcaaaaaaccaaactaaaaccccaaaaacccaaacccctttTATTGTTACCAGGGATAGAGGCCGAAGAAGTAGATCTCGCCTTCGAAGGAGGTCCAGGTCACGTGGTGGCCATAGACGCAGGAGCAGAAGCAAAGTTAAAGAAGACAAATTTAAAGGTAGTCTTTCTGAGGGTATGAAAGCTGAACAGGAGTCTTCATCAGATGAAAAGTAAGAATTAATTTCTAACTTGCGCTGATTATCTAAAAATACAGATCCACTGATACAGAGAATGAACTGGCATTTGTCTTCATGGTGTAGTTTTTGTGTTGTCACCTAAAACCTTAATCATGTTTTAGTACTTGGGATCTTGTCAAATTACTGTTGGGATGATCTGGAAAACTTTGGAGTATGCAAGAAATACCAAGACCTGTTGGCTAGTGGGCAGACCTGAGGGGATGGTACATTGCTCGGTTTCTAAATTCAACTTGATCAGTATCTTGTGAAAATACTTGGTCTGTTTCCTCAAGCTTATTGCTTGAGGAAAAACTGTAACAGCTGAAAGGATTAATTGCTATCTGCAAATTGTTTTTATATTTGCTAAATATCTACTTAATCCAATTGCACAAGAGTATGCATTCTTAATCAAATTATCAAGGAAGAATGATGCTGGCATGAAAATGaacaaggtttttttttgttttttctctttaaaagcagtTACTGTTAATTGTTTGCAGTTAAAAGTGAAATACTCAAAGTCCCAATGAGATACGAAAAGATAAATTTTCTCTGTAAGGAGATGTAAATATACACACTGGGATTTAACACACCTTTGCTTTCTGAGTCAGTTGAACAGCTATTGTTTAATATATTGTGTGCTTTCTACGCCAAAGAACTGCATTTGGTAAAATTCAGTAGATAATCTTATGTTTATGATGTTATAtaaaaagtaattatatttttatagtcTCGAAGACTTTGATTtggaagaagaggatgaggaagcagagatAAGACAAAGAAGATTACAGCGGCAAGCAATTGTTCAGGTAGATGTTTATATTATCATGTGGGTTACAGAAACTAATTTTATGCTTTTAGTATAAAACTGTGATAAAGGAAGGCTCTTAGCCTATTACTACATTATGATAGTAATTACTGTTACTACATTTTCTCCAGTTAATTTATTGTAAATGTTAGTCTCAGTTAAACTTTACACTTCTGTTGCAACAGCATTGGTTTTAAGACTGAAGCAACTCTTCTGTGAGGCATTTTTGTGCTACGGTTAAACATTCTCTGACAGTCCTATGacatgttaaaaatattcttcaattATCTTAATctgtaggtgtcctggtttcggctgggatagagttaatttttttcctagtagctggtacagtgctgtgttttgggtttaggaggagaacaatgttgataacacaccgatgttttagttgttgctaagtagtgcttacactagtcaaggacttttcagcttctcatgccctgccagtgagaagctgggagggggcgcagccaggacagctgacccaaactggccaaagggatattccataccatgtgacgtcatgctcagtatataaaccagggggagttggccaggggggcagtgactgctgctcgggaactggctgggcattggtcggcaggtggtgagcaattgcattgtgcatcacttgctttgtattttcttttattattgttgttgttattattactattttatttcaattactaaactgttcttatctcaacccacaagttttctcacttttctgattctctcccccatcccactggcgtggggggagagtgagtgagcggctgtgtagtgctcagttgccggctaaGATTAAACTACGACAGCCCTTTTTGGCGTCcgatgtggggctcgaagggtttgagatagtaACAGGTTAatcagagcgtattaaggaatttattaGTTTAaagttaacagttgcgggtcacaatatttattcatctgttctcgatattagtttatctgatctgcatcatgctcttttgctgtacgtgttaaagattagtgttgggttttgcagtttgctgtggtctgcagtaaTTAGTGATATTTtacctgggagatttgttattaaaacactggccttgagcttaatctggtatttgagctttgtactgaagccattactgtactttgggtaccacttcgtggagataattagcaattacagttcctcctctgagaggttttttatggaggaaatacagagtGGCAgctttgctaccttcttctatgatgtttcctccttcatagaatcatagaatcattaaggttggaaaagacctctaagattgtcgagtccaaccgtcaacccaacaccaccatgcccacttcgttacagtaacttttcatccctgggtagttaagatacttctattggtatttcttgggaatattgttttggttttgtctaaggttaatgagcaatttaagaatatcctCCAGAGATCTTCCCCAAGGCAATGTTATGAATGTTATGAGCGGCAGGgggtgtgggatagcatgggcaagtacctaggacagtagGTTTTCTTCAGAGCTGTATCATTGGTATCATAATGTCAATATAGCATTAAGTTACATACCAATTAACCTAACTAGTCAGTTTGTTTCAAGTAGGAGTTGTCCTTGTCCATTTCCAAAACTTCATAAGCCACTGACATGGGTTCCCTCTTCATGAAAGTAGATAATGTATTCGGTTACACGTGTGAGTTCCCATAAACTTCTTATTCCTGATAAGAAGGTAACAGTAGTGACAGGTAATATGTGATCGAGACCCCTGAGAGGGAGCTGTGGCCAAAGGGGGTGTAATTGTACAGCACAAGTCgggtatctttttttaaagttgggaTTTGGCACACAGTTAGATCATCCTAAGAAAAATGCTGTAGCATATTTACTTAATATTTAGTTACAAAAACACGGTTATAATGTGCTGTTTATTTTAAGCAGCACTAAAAATACTGTTCATCGTTTGACTTCTGTGCAAAGCCCATTGTAAAATTCTTCAGAACTACGAGTGAGCAAAACCATatgaagtaaattatttttaaaggccaGTTACACCTGTTGTTGGTCTGTGCAGGAAGCAAATTCCAGAGCTTCATTCCCTAAATGGGAAACCTCTGCTTGTATTACTGAATAGTTTGACCTTGATAACTGAGTGGTATCAGCATTtattcagtttgatttttaacTTTTGGGAGAGGAGGTGACGTTTGTATAATTTCATACtacttgagttaaaaaaaaaaaaaatttgtaaaggTGTTGTCTTGAGCTTTTTAATGCATCTGAAATTTTTCAACAAGAACGAATGAATAAACAGGATTTCCAATTCAAATAAAAAACCTGAATCTAAAAACTACTTTTCTGTACCATTACactaataaaaatggaaaagattcTAGGATGTAAGTtcattaatttttccttaaagACTTTATTTCACTACTTGTGTGCCAGAATGGTTTAGTAATAAATCTATTGGTACTGACATTTTGTCACGCACCACAAAATAGTTAATCAtcaataaaaatcactttt contains:
- the PRP4K gene encoding serine/threonine-protein kinase PRP4 homolog is translated as MAAAAEPELRAPEVEDADASERSVNEENGEVSEADQPQNKHSRHKKKKHKHRSKHKKHKHSSEDDKDKKHKHRHKHKKHKRKEVADTSDKEDGPAKRTKIDFLAPLEDLEKQRALLKAELENELMEGKVQSGMGLILQGYESGSEEEGEINEKVRNGTRPTAKSNPKGKLEPVDNKTSSKKGSKSESKERTRHRSDKKKGKVGVDGIKEKTTRSKSKERRKSKSPYKRSKSEDQTRKSRSPMLKRRSQEKNRKSKSPPEDRNKADDKSKSRDRRKSPVVNENKSRDRGRKSKSPTELRSKSKDRRSRSKDRKPRRSETDKEKKPIKSPSKDASSGKENRSPRRPGRSPKGRSLSPKQREKSRRSRSPLFNDRRSKQSKSPSRTRSPVRRVRSRSAERKRRESERRRLSSPRTRTRDDILSRRERSKDVSPPSRWSPSRRRSRSPIRRRSRSPLRRSRSPRRRSRSPRRRDRGRRSRSRLRRRSRSRGGHRRRSRSKVKEDKFKGSLSEGMKAEQESSSDENLEDFDLEEEDEEAEIRQRRLQRQAIVQKYKGQTEDSNISVPSEPSSPQSSTRSRSNSPDDILERVAADVKEYERENVDTFEASVKAKHNLMTVEQNNGSAQKKLLAPDMFTESDDMFAAYFDSARLRAAGFGKDFKENPNLRDNWTDAEGYYRVNIGEVLDKRYNVYGYTGQGVFSNVVRARDMARANQEVAVKIIRNNELMQKTGLKELEFLKKLNDADPDDKFHCLRLFRHFYHKQHLCLVFEPLSMNLREVLKKYGKDVGLHIKAVRSYSQQLFLALKLLKRCNILHADIKPDNILVNESKTILKLCDFGSASHVADNDITPYLVSRFYRAPEIIIGKIYDYGIDMWSVGCTLYELYTGKILFPGKTNNHMLKLAMDLKGKMPNKMIRKGVFKDQHFDQNLNFMYIEVDKVTEREKVTVMSTINPTKDLLADLIGCQRLPEDQRKKVHQLKDLLDQILMLDPAKRISINQALQHAFIQEKI